In one window of Festucalex cinctus isolate MCC-2025b chromosome 14, RoL_Fcin_1.0, whole genome shotgun sequence DNA:
- the ccdc88ab gene encoding girdin isoform X3 has product MESEVFSPLLEHFMLSPLVCWVKTVGQLTVTDGSKLSEYVQLVDGVYLNEVMLEINPKATVQRTNKKVNNDPTLRIQNLSILIRQIKAYYQETLQQLVMMPLPNVLILGRSPLTERGLEEMKKLLLLLLGCAVQCEKKEDYIERIQTLDFDTKAAIASHIQEVTHNQENVVDLQWLESGELPAEDLASLSRNLAFHLKHVVDDRDTQLETIVELTQERDCIQLSPLGAGPAQSPNGSPSMRRTESRQHLSVELADAKAKIRRLRQELEEKSEQLLDTRQELENMEVELKRIQQESYQLLSDARSARAYRDELDALREKAIRVDKLESELCRYKERLHDIEFYKARVEELKEDNQVLLETKTMLEEQLDASRCRSDKLHHLEKENLHLKSKIHDLEMERDLDRKRMEELLEENLVLEMAQKQSMDESLHLGWELEQLSKTPELTEAPQKSLGEEVNELTSSRLLKLEKDNQTLLKTVEELRGGTASDSVTKQGKISQENQRLNQKLEHLESELATEKESLRSAESLSTDLMKEKALLEKTLETLRENSERQLKGLEQENKHLSQTVSSLRQRSQVGAEARVKDVEKENRILHESICETTGKLNKMEFERKQLRKELETLKEKGERAEELEILIQKLERDNESLQKKVASLGITCEKVSVLEKENADLEAESRRLKKKLDGLKNMAFQLEALEKENSQLEQENLEVRRSAESFRSAGAKAVQLEAENRELESERSQLKRSLELLKATSKKTERLEVSYQGLDTENQRLQKALENSSKKIQQLEAELQEVESENQTLQRNLEELKISSKRLEQLEQENKSLEQESSQLEKDKKLLEKENKRLRQQAEIRDSKLDDSNQRISALEKENRTMGKEMIFFRDSCTRVKDLERENKELVKQGTIDKRTLITLREELVSEKLRTQQTNNDLEKLTHELEKIGLNKERLLLDEDSDDRFKLLESKLESTLKSSLEIKEEKIAALEARLQESSNLNQQLRQELKTVKKNYEALRQREEEERMVQSSPSRGAEDPQAVNKWEKESHEATRELLKVKDRLIEVERNNATLQAEKAALRSQLKQLETQSSNLQAQIVAVQRQTASLQENNTTLQTQNAKLQVENSTLSSQAAALMAQNAQLQGQQSSVEGEREGALREKEELRSTYELLLRDHEKLAALHERQASEYETLIGKHGGLKSSHKSLEQQHRDLEDKYKQFLQRKGDLEELEKNLKEQQDKMSSENQGHRATADQCKLLKDENERLNTTYRQLQKDNENLQLDHKNIKSQLNGAKLEQTRLEAEFSKLKEQYQQLDITSTKLTNQCELLSQLKGNLEEENRHLLDQIQTLMLQNRTLLEQTMESKDLFHVEQRQYIDKLNELRRQKEKLEEKIMDQYKFYDPSPPRRRGNWITLKMKKLIKPKSRERMRSLTLTPSRSECGDGFLSFPGDSQDSSSVGSGSNSLDDTLSHKRSSRRRGQGCLAQGQGSTNGMLRTERVGEACEPPLTSFRACFPLKRLPFMRNRSKDKDKAKAIYRRSMSMNDLLQTMTVAGGPGGDWAGSTENLDGGEAGDVGGGRRGVGGGQRMKELAFSTNAIDCATLTLPSSTHRKATHRLHIKDNASCEDVAGSSDDPKSQASRPSSLHSNRTTSSNSNNNSQLTSPLEGKGTLNGNASRPHSESSGEFSLSLEQEAWSSSGSSPVQQPSSSRSSRQSPGPTRHSLEPAAAATPGQIRKTASPGSEVLSLQQFLDEGIDPAESGSQENLTVDSPRLPVSSERVQKERPATRGRGILRSSSGKAAPVTADRPPRSSGQPGRPSLRKAESTRVRGSARPGLSTQARATSVSERLDRASGSGSASTLPRASSVISTAEGSSRRTSIHDMLSKDNRQPVSVDGVQALPEPNVEGRKSKSRSGEC; this is encoded by the exons AAATCCTAAAGCCACGGTGCAGAGGACCAACAAGAAGGTGAACAACGACCCCACACTGCGCATCCAGAATCTTTCCATTCTCATCAGGCAGATCAAAGCCTACTATCAG GAGACACTCCAGCAGCTGGTGATGATGCCCCTACCCAATGTGCTGATTCTGGGCCGGAGCCCTCTCACCG AGCGAGGTCTGGAGGAGATGAAGAAACTACTGCTGCTACTTCTGGGCTGTGCTGTTCAG TGCGAGAAAAAGGAAGATTACATCGAACGCATCCAGACTCTGGATTTCGACACCAAAGCTGCCATTGCATCTCACATTCAAGAG GTGACACACAACCAAGAGAATGTGGTGGACCTGCAGTGGTTGGAAAGTGGGGAGCTGCCCGCCGAGGACCTGGCGAGTCTGTCTAGGAACTTGGCCTTCCATCTCAAACACGTGGTGGACGACAGGGACACACAGCTGGAG ACCATTGTGGAGCTGACACAAGAGAGGGACTGTATTCAGCTGTCCCCGCTGGGTGCCGGTCCGGCCCAGTCGCCCAACGGCTCCCCCAGCATGAGGAGGACAGAAAGCAGACAGCACCTCTCTGTGGAGCTGGCTGATGCCAAAGCAAAGATCAGACGTCTGCGTCAGGAACT GGAAGAAAAGAGCGAGCAGCTTCTGGACACACGGCAGGAGCTGGAGAACATGGAGGTGGAGCTCAAGAGGATTCAGCAGGAG AGCTACCAGCTCCTGTCAGATGCTCGTTCGGCCCGGGCATACCGCGATGAGCTGGACGCCCTCCGGGAGAAAGCCATCCGcgtggacaagctggagagcGAGCTGTGTCGCTACAAGGAGAGACTCCACGACATTGAGTTCTACAAGGCCAGAGTGGAG GAGCTGAAGGAGGACAATCAGGTCCTGCTGGAGACCAAAACCATGCTGGAGGAGCAGCTGGATGCCAGTAGATGCCGATCTGACAAACTGCATCacctggagaaggagaatctgCATCTGAAATCCAAAATCCACGATCTGGAGATG GAGCGAGATCTAGATCGTAAGCGAATGGAGGAGCTGTTGGAGGAAAACCTGGTGCTTGAAATGGCCCAGAAACAGAGCATGGATGAGTCCTTACACCTGGGCTGGGAGCTGGAGCAACTGTCCAAAACACCAGAGCTGACTGAGG CCCCTCAGAAGTCCCTCGGCGAAGAAGTTAACGAGCTGACATCCAGTCGTCTGCTAAAGTTGGAGAAGGACAACCAGACGTTGCTGAAGACGGTGGAGGAGCTCAGAGGAGGCACTGCTTCGGACTCAGTTACGAAACAGGGCAAAATCAGCCAGGAGAACCAGAGACTCAACCAGAAA CTGGAGCATCTGGAAAGTGAACTGGCAACCGAGAAAGAGTCGCTCCGCAGCGCCGAATCTCTGAGCACGGACCTGATGAAGGAGAAGGCCTTGCTGGAGAAGACACTGGAAACACTGCGGGAAAACTCCGAGAGACAG CTGAAGGGTCTAGAGCAGGAGAACAAGCACCTAAGCCAGACGGTGTCATCCCTGCGCCAGCGCAGCCAGGTCGGCGCCGAGGCTCGCGTCAAGGACGTAGAAAAGGAGAACCGCATCCTCCACGAGTCCATCTGTGAGACCACGGGCAAGCTCAACAAGATGGAGTTTGAACGGAAACAGCTGA GAAAAGAACTTGAGACCTTGAAAGAGAAAGGCGAGAGAGCGGAGGAGTTGGAGATCCTGATACAGAAACTGGAGCGCGACAATGAGAGTCTGCAGAAAAAAGTGGCCAGTCTGGGAATCACCTGCGAGAAG GTgtctgtgttggagaaggagaACGCTGACCTGGAGGCTGAGAGCCGGCGCCTCAAGAAGAAGCTGGACGGTCTGAAGAACATGGCCTTCCAGCTGGAGGCACTGGAGAAGGAGAACTCACAGCTTGAGCAAGAGAACCTGGAGGTGCGGCGCTCAGCTGAGAGCTTCCGCTCAGCCGGGGCCAAGGCCGTTCAGCTGGAGGCCGAGAACAGGGAGCTGGAGAGCGAGAGGAGCCAGCTCAAGCGCAGCCTGGAGCTTCTCAAAGCCACCTCCAAGAAGACAGAGAGATTAGAG GTGAGCTACCAAGGCCTGGACACGGAAAACCAGCGCTTGCAGAAGGCGCTAGAGAATAGCAGCAAGAAGATCCAGCAGCTGGAGGCCGAGCTTCAGGAGGTGGAGTCCGAGAACCAAACACTCCAACGCAATCTGGAGGAGCTCAAGATCTCCAGCAAACGCTTGGAGCAGTTGGAACAGGAG AACAAGTCGCTAGAGCAGGAGAGCTCCCAACTGGAAAAGGACAAGAAGCTCCTGGAGAAGGAGAATAAACGACTGAGGCAGCAGGCCGAGATCCGCGACTCCAAGCTGGATGACAGCAACCAGCGAATCTCTGCCCTGGAGAAGGAGAACCGCACCATGGGCAAGGAGATGATCTTTTTCCGTGACTCATGCACGCGGGTCAAAGACCTGGAAAGGGAGAACAAGGAACTGGTCAAACAAGGCACCATTGATAAGAGGACCCTCATCACACTCAGAGAG GAGTTGGTAAGCGAAAAGCTGCGCACTCAGCAGACCAACAACGACCTGGAAAAACTGACACATGAGCTGGAAAAGATCGGACTGAACAAGGAGAGGCTGCTGCTCGACGAGGACTCGGACGACAG GTTTAAGCTCCTAGAAAGCAAGCTGGAGTCAACGCTGAAGTCCTCATTGGAGATCAAGGAGGAAAAGATCGCCGCCCTTGAGGCCAGATTGCAGGAGTCGTCCAACCTGAACCAACAGCTTCGCCAGGAACTCAAGACC GTGAAAAAGAACTACGAGGCTCTGCGTcaaagggaggaggaggagaggatgGTGCAGAGCTCGCCCTCTAGAGGTGCGGAGGACCCCCAGGCGGTCAACAAATGGGAAAAGGAGAGCCACGAAGCCACCAGGGAGCTCCTCAAGGTCAAGGATAGACTCATCGAGGTGGAGCGGAAT AATGCCACGCTGCAGGCAGAGAAGGCGGCCCTGAGGAGCCAGCTCAAACAACTGGAGACGCAGAGTTCCAACCTGCAGGCCCAGATCGTGGCCGTGCAGAGACAGACCGCCTCTCTGCAGGAAAACAACACCACGCTGCAGACTCAGAACGCCAAGCTGCAG GTGGAGAATTCCACGCTGAGCTCGCAGGCTGCCGCCCTCATGGCGCAGAACGCTCAGCTGCAGGGCCAGCAGAGCAGCGTGGAAGGTGAGCGTGAGGGGGCACTGCGGGAGAAGGAGGAGCTCAGGTCCACGTACGAGCTGCTCCTGCGCGACCATGAGAAGCTGGCAGCGCTCCATGAGAGGCAGGCCTCCGAGTATGAGACCCTCATCGGCAAGCATGGTGGCCTCAAGAGCTCCCACAAGAGTCTGGAGCAGCAGCATCGTGACCTGGAGGACAA GTACAAGCAGTTCCTTCAGAGGAAAGGAGATCTGGAGGAGCTAGAGAAGAACCTTAAGGAGCAACAAGACAAAATGTCCTCAGAGAACCAGGGACACCGAGCTACGGCCGACCAGTGCAAACTGCtcaaagatgaaaatgaaag ACTAAATACAACGTACCGCCAACTGCAGAAAGATAACGAGAACCTCCAGTTGGACCACAAGAACATCAAAAGTCAGCTGAACGGCGCCAAGCTGGAGCAGACCAGGCTGGAGGCCGAGTTCTCCAAGTTGAAGGAGCAGTACCAGCAGTTGGACATCACCTCCACCAAACTCACCAACCAGTGCGAG CTGTTGAGTCAGCTGAAGGGCAACCTGGAGGAGGAGAATCGACACCTGCTGGACCAGATCCAGACGCTGATGCTGCAGAACCGCACGCTGCTAGAGCAGACCATGGAGAGCAAAGACCTTTTCCATGTCGAGCAGAGACAATACAT CGACAAGCTTAATGAACTGAGGAGGCAGAAGGAGAAGCTGGAAGAGAAAATCATGGACCAGTACAAGTTTTATGATCCTTCACCTCCACGCAG gcGTGGCAACTGGATCACGCTTAAGATGAAGAAGCTGATCAAACCCAAAAGCCGGGAGCGGATGCGctccctcacgctgacgccttctCGCTCAGAGTGCGGCGACGGCTTCCTGTCTTTCCCCGGCGACAGCCAGGACAGCTCTTCGGTCGGCTCCGGGTCCAACTCGCTGGACGACACGCTATCGCACAAGAGGAGCAGCA GGAGGAGAGGCCAAGGGTGCCTTGCCCAAGGGCAGGGCTCCACCAATGGTATGCTGCGGACAGAGAGGGTGGGCGAGGCTTGCGAGCCGCCCCTCACCTCTTTCAGGGCATGTTTTC CTTTAAAAAGGTTGCCTTTCATGAGGAACAGATCCAAGGACAAAGACAAGGCCAAGGCCATCTACCGGCGCTCCATGT CCATGAACGACCTCCTCCAGACCATGACGGTGGCCGGGGGTCCGGGCGGCGACTGGGCAGGCAGCACGGAGAACCTGGACGGCGGCGAGGCGGGAGACGTGGGCGGCGGACGGCGTGGAGTGGGTGGCGGCCAGCGCATGAAGGAGCTGGCCTTCTCCACCAATGCCATCGACTGCGCCACCCTCACGCTGCCCTCCTCCACCCACAGGAAGGCCACGCACAGGCTCCACATCAAAG ACAACGCTTCTTGCGAGGATGTCGCCGGCTCCTCCGATGATCCAAAGAGTCAAG CCTCCAGACCCTCCAGTCTCCATAGCAACAGGACCACCAGTAGTAATAGTAACAATAACTCCCAGCTCACCTCTCCCCTGGAGGGAAAAG GCACGTTAAACGGTAACGCGAGTCGTCCCCACAGCGAGAGCAGCGGCGAGTTCAGTTTGAGTTTGGAACAGGAGGCCTGGTCCAGCAGTGGCAGCAGTCCCGTCCAGCAGCCTTCTTCGTCGCGCTCGTCCCGCCAGAGCCCCGGGCCCACGCGACACTCCCTCGAACCGGCGGCCGCCGCCACCCCTGGACAGATCAGGAAAACGGCGTCGCCGGGCAGCGAGGTGCTTTCTCTGCAGCAGTTCCTGGACGAGGGGATCGACCCTGCCGAG TCGGGCAGTCAAGAAAACCTCACCGTGGACTCCCCCCGCCTCCCTGTTTCTTCTGAGCGCGTGCAGAAGGAGCGCCCCGCCACCCGGGGCCGCGGCATCCTGCGCTCGTCCAGCGGCAAAGCGGCGCCCGTCACCGCCGACCGCCCGCCGCGCTCCTCTGGTCAGCCGGGGCGCCCCAGCCTGCGCAAGGCCGAGAGCACCCGAGTGAGGGGCTCGGCTCGGCCCGGCTTGTCCACCCAAGCTCGGGCCACGTCTGTGTCGGAGCGGCTGGACCGGGCGTCAGGATCGGGTTCGGCGTCCACCCTGCCCCGCGCCAGTAGCGTCATCTCCACGGCCGAGGGCAGCTCGCGGCGCACCAGCATCCACGACATGCTCTCCAAGGACAACCGGCAGCCCGTGTCCGTCGACGGAGTCCAAGCCCTGCCCGAACCCA ATGTGGAGGGCAGAAAGTCAAAAAGCAGAAGTGGCGAGTGCTAA